The following DNA comes from Nicotiana sylvestris chromosome 10, ASM39365v2, whole genome shotgun sequence.
AGCAACTCCCGGGAAACCCGTCTCTATGAGCTGATAATCCCTTGTCAATTATAAGCCCTAATGTACTTAACTCCTACTACAATCCCATATGCTGGCATTAACCTATTGGGCTTGAACCACTTGATAAACTTTTACATATTACTTAATAAATTAAGTTACTTACCTTATTTATAATATGTAATTGACCCACTAGCCACTTATTTAATATACTATATTATATATAATAGTAAATTCTCTTCCACTAGCTTAGGCCTAATAACTAtattaaaagaaaagaagttaATTCTTCAATCTCACAATTAATAAGTATATCAAAATATTTCGGGTTATTACAACACCATAATAATtaatatctccaacttggttgccatcaccaccttgaacccacaccccgttgttgttgctatttttattctTAGATCAATACTCTGTATggaacttataaccattcactacgtacttagacattgttgtgacctcaagcccaggtccccaagatatatctatcaaaaattgatttacaccattatttggatcatttactTACATAgtgttaaaaaaattcataagttagcataacttaCAAACATTAgttacctacatagtgttagaacattatcaggataaacttacaaattgtttgaaccatgtatcaaatctcgtatatacagcatcatggccaaattgacccacgaagtgactatgacacatcaaatatttttagtagttgcatcgagatgtaatcacagtaaattttatattttaataactaataaatcaatacttacttgagaaatggtacaacttcgggacaatttagcaacagatgaagtgtagctgacttgtaCTCCATACACTAGAAGAAAAATGTCGATTACATGGGGATTTTCCTAAGGATAATATAAAAATATCCGCAGGAAATATGATTTGCTGCGGAATTTCCTACCAAAATAAATCCGTTGGAAAAACCTTCGTAGGTAATTATTACCTGCGAATTAAAATTTCCCCAGGTATATTACCTGGGGATTTTGTGTCCCCGTGTAACTTACTTGCGGATTTATCAGCGAAACATATCAAAAAAATCGCAGGCGTATTTTGGTAAAAATTCGTAAACAAAAGGATTTTTCTTAGGAAATTATGTAGGAAGAAATCCACAGGTAATTCCCCATGAAGATCCTCAAGTAAGTCCGTAGGAAATTTTGAGGTGAAAATTTATGGACGAAAGGGATTTTCTTGTGAATATTTATGAAAAATATTCCGCAGGAAAATTCCTTTAAAAATCCCAAGTAAAATCCGCAGGAGTATATTTTTGCAAGAAAATTCCCATGAAATATTTGCATGTAAAATCCCAGTAAAATTCCCAAGTAATAATTCATAGGTAAATCACCATGTAAAATTTCCAACGaaacaaaagaattatttgaaATCCCCAAGAAAATCCATAAGTGCTATCGTAGGAAAATTCGTATGTAATATTGCATATAAAATTAACGCGTTTCAAAATATTTTCCCATAAAAATTCGCAAGTAATCTatacatttttaaaatatttttttttatttaatctaGCTTATATTCTTACAATTCACCTATATTATCACAATCATTCCACACATGTCTAATataattataacaaagaaaaaaacataattcataacattaatATTAATAACATATAATCCTTCATCAAAAAGCAAAATATCCCAAATATAAAACTTAATAGTCTAATGAGCATCTCAATCCTAATTATAATCACTTTCATTCACGTTACCAAGGTTAGAACCACTTTCATTCACATTATCAAAGTCATTGTCACTTTCATCCTCAGATCCTTGATTGTCTTCTTGAGATGATAACTCATTTGAAGAAGATGCATTGAAATTCACGTACTTCTTCAATAAGTCTAATTCTTTCCTCATCTTTTTGTTTTTGCGCCGCTCTTCTTGCAACTGAGCATATAAGTTAGCATTGGAAGCATGCACCTGAGATTTAATCATCTCGTCAATTTCTCCGGGTAAAGTAGATGTTGAATGCTTAAGTGCTTTTACAGATCGACCCAAGGAGCCAAGGCCCGCAACCCTTCCTTTTTTCTTTCCACCAACTGATTGCACCCAAATATCCATTTCACTTAATTGGCTTGCTGAATTAGTGTCACCTACCTCAGTTGATGCACTTTGAGAAGCTGATAGTTCTTGTTTCGTTCTTTCAAAATTATTCTGCATCAAAGTAAGTTATTTGAGAAATTATATAATGCCAATAAAAGGAAATGTTTTACAAATGTAAATAGATGATGTAGATAGAGAGTGGACATTGGACACGCTGTGCTAAGCTAGCACTCTGTATAAAGCATTTCACAGATGAGTATTGTGCGTGAAATATATGGAACCAGGCAATTAAAGAAGAATATTAAGCGGCACTTTCTCCACGGTAAAGCACTGTTGTATTTTGTTCTATGTAAATAAAGTTCCTTTCTCAATTCTCATCATCCATAACTTAAAAAGTTATGTCCATAACGATAGTACATGAAGTAAGCCTTAGGAAATATACTTAATCTAAGCAAGAAGGCCAAAAAGTTTGATAAGGAAGAATGAACAACCACCAGTACAATTGCAATTGCAAGTTTGCAACAGTAGGTCAGCAACAGAATTCATTAAAAGGAAATCATTTTAAATTTCTAACGAGCAGCAGGCCAGCATCTAACGAGCAGCGGATTCAAGTTTACACAGAATTCAGAAATAACGTGTGCTCTTGTTGAGGTTTAGTTGAGCAATTGTTTGATCTGAAAATTGAACTCTATTTTAAGATATAACGGACTTTAAACTTACTATCTAGTTTCATAATGGCACTAAGGTAGTTCAATTTTAAACCCTTGGCATATCTGTTTGTATCATAATGTTGTCACTGAGGTAATGCTAcggaaaaaagtaaaagaaggaacACTTACATAAGCAGCTTCAGCTTTCTCATTTACCcaacatttt
Coding sequences within:
- the LOC138880504 gene encoding uncharacterized protein; the protein is MDIWVQSVGGKKKGRVAGLGSLGRSVKALKHSTSTLPGEIDEMIKSQVHASNANLYAQLQEERRKNKKMRKELDLLKKYVNFNASSSNELSSQEDNQGSEDESDNDFDNVNESGSNLGNVNESDYN